The genomic interval ATAAGAAATTCATAAACATCCAAGCTGCTTGTTTTTGCTCTTTTGATGCCCAAGCAAACATAATTAAATCTGTACCGGCTATAGGTGAATGGGGAACTCCATCAACTGAAGGTAATGGTGCCCATGACCATTCATATTTACCTTTAATAGATTTTTCAACATAAGGTTTTCCTGCAATAGTACCCATATACATAGCTATTTGACCATTGCCAAAAGGATCATTTAAATATCCGCCTTGAACCATAGCAACTTCATCAGATTTTAATTTATACATAAATTCTAGAGCTTTTAAAGTGATTTCTTTATCTAAAGTAATTTTCCATTTTCCATTTCCTGCATAATCTAATACTTTTCCATTCATTGCATATAAAAATGTTTGGAAGTCATCAACTGTTGTTCTATAACCTAAACCATATTGATCTATTGTACCGTCACCATCTAAGTCTTCTGTTAATAATGAAGCTACTTCGTATAATTCATCTAAAGTTTTTGGTGCTTCTACTCCGTATAAATCGAATAAGTCAACGTTATAATAGGTTGTATATACACTTTTATTAAATGGTATAGAGTATACTGTATCTCCCCATGTGCACATATCTTTAAATACATCATATATTTTATTTTCCCAAATGTTTTTGAATTCATTATCTCCAAATATAAATTTATTTAATGGTTCAACTATACCTTCACTTTGAAGATATTTAGATGTCCAGTTTGAATAAGCTTGCGCTAATACAGGTAAATTTTCTCTTGAACCTTCGTTATATGCAACAACTGTACTTAATAACTTTCTAGATAATGCTCCGTAGTTACCAACATATACAGGAACAATTTCAACATATGGATTTTCTCTGTTAAATGCTGCAACTAATTCATCTAAAGTTTTACCATGTCCGCCTCCCATAGCATGCCAAAATTCAACTTTAATTTTTTCACCAAAAGAAAAAGCAATAACTAATAATAATAAAGAAACTAGAAGTACTTTCTTCACCCATAACACCTCCTAAAAGTTTTGTTTAACATATAATTATACTATACTTAATATAAAAAATGCAAATTAAAAATCATTTATTATTCTAACTAAATCCTTTTTAATTCTCTCTAAGCTACCATCATTGATGATTTTAAAATCATATGTAAAAGATAAGTCTTTTTGTGAATTTAAAATATTTTTAGCTTTTTCATAAGAAAGACCTCTATAATTTATAAGCCTTTTTAAACGTAAGTCTTCTGGTGAATCAATAAGAATAATATAATCACATATTTCATCTAATCCAATTTTTTCAATTAAAGCACCATCTATAAAAATAATATCTTCTTGAGAGTTATTAATTTCATTAATAACATATTGCTTTATTTTAGGATGTAAAAGTGAATTTAATAATTCTAATTTTTCATTTGAACTAAAAACTATTTGAGCTAAGGAATTTCTGTTTATTTGATTATTTTTTAAAATATTTTTTCCAAATAAATCAACTAACCTTTCGATTATTTTTTTATCTTTTAATAATAAATGACCTACTTCGTCTAAATCAATAATATAATAGCCAAGATTTTTTAAAATCTTGGCTATTGTACTTTTTCCGCTACCAGCATATCCTGTTATACCTATTACTTTCATATTATAAACTTTTCCTTTTTTTCTGTTTTTTCTTTTACTTCTTTTGCAAAATTTTCATATCCCTCTCTACCCATCAAAGCATATGTTACCTTTTTGCCTAATTCAACTCCAGGTTGATCGTAAGCATCAATTTCTAATAATTTACCCATTACAGCTGTTTGAAATTCATATGCAAGAAAGAATTGACCAACATTAAAAGCATTAATTTCAGGGAAAATAACCTTCATATTTGGTTTTCCGTGTTCTGTTAGAGCGTATTCTGTACCGAAAAGTTCAGTGTTTAACAACTCTGATAATGTTCTACCACCTAAATAAGATAAGGCGGAGTAATTTTCATGTAATTTAGGTATTTTTATATCCCTTTCGAATTTTTCTAATTTTAAGAATGTTATAATTTTATCATCAGGACCTTCATTATACAATTGAACTTGTGAGTGTTGATCAGTAGCCCCTAATGCTTTTACCGGTGTTTGACCAACATTAACTATTTCACCATTAATATTATATTTTTTACCTAAACTTTCTGCCCATAATTGCCTATACCAATCGGCTAATAAAAATAACTTATTAGAATAAGGCATCATTACAGATATATTATAACCATTATTGTAATATAAATAATGTAATAAAGCATTTAAAGCTGCTGGGTTTTCAAATATGTTATTATTTGAAACTTTTTCTAGCATAGCTTTAGCGCCATTCAATAAGTCTATAATATCTATACCTCCAGCTAAAGCTGATAATAATCCAACAGGAGTTAAAACACTAAATCTACCTCCAACGTTAGGTGGAATATCTAAAGTTTCTATTCCTTCGTTTTTAGCAATTTCCCTTAAAATTCCTTTTTCTGGATCTGTAGTGAAAATAATATGTTTTTTAGGATCAAGACCATAACTATCAATAATGCCTCTAGCTATTAAATAATTAGACATTGCTTCAGCTGTTGTCCCTGATTTTGAGATAACATTAAATAAAGTTGTATGCGGATTTATTTGATCTAAAATTGAAGCCACAAAGTCAGGATCAACATTATCTACAATAAAAATTTTTGGAGTTTTTCTATTATTCATATTATTATAATTTAGAGGATTTAAAGTATTTTGTAAAGCTATATTTCCTAATGCAGATCCTCCAATTCCAAGCACAACAAAACTATCAAAAGATTGGATCCATTCTTGTAAATCAAGAATTTTTTCTACAAATTTGGTATCATCGAGAAGATCTATAAAACCTGGTTTTTCTTTTAAAATATCATTTATAATACTTGCAATTTTTTCTTTATATTCATTAACCTCATCAAATTTAATTCCCTTTTCGATATTAGGGAAAAACATATTTGTGAAATCAAATTTAATTCCTTTCATATTTATCCTCCCTCTCCAAAGTTAAAATTCTAATAAGTTAATATACTTTCAATTTTGACATTATTAAAATTATCTCTAGGATTTAAAAAACTTAATTCTATTAAACATAATATACCTGAAACTTCAGCATCCAATTTTTTCACTAAAGTTTCAATAGCTTTAATAGTTCCACCTGTTGCTAAAACATCATCAACAATTAATACTTTTTCTCCTTTATTTAAAGCGTCTTTATGCATTTGTATTTTGGCCTCTCCATATTCTAATGAGTAAGAAACTTCTATTACATCATATGGCAATTTGCCTGGTTTTCTTACAGGAACTAATTTTTTTCCTAACTTATACGCTAAAGCGGATCCGAATAAAAAACCTCTAGCTTCGGGGACTAATATTGCATCAAAATCTAAGTCTTTTACACGTTCGGCCATTGTATCGATTAATTCTTTAAAAGCTTCTGGATTAGCTAATAAAGGTGTAATATCTTTAAATATGATACCTGGTTTAGGAAAATCTGGAATATCTCTAATATAATCTTCAAAATTCATTGCAATTCCTCCTTCAAGTTTATTGACAAATGTATTTTACCATATTTTTTTTAAAAAACAATATAAACAACAAAAAAAGTCCCACTAATGGGACTTTTTTGTTTTATATGAACAATTTAAAAATAGATAAATTTTTTTTTCTATTTCACCTATAGTCACTTTATTACCTTCTTTTAAAGTTTCAAATGCTGCTTTTAAAACTAAGACACGTGGATATTTATTTAAACTTATTTTAATTGGATCTGAATTGTTAAAGAATTTTTTACTTTCTACATCTAATGTTTTCATATTTTTTTCACTCCCTTCAAAAAAAATACTTGACAAAATAGAAAAATGATGTTATAATCTAATCGCTTTAGGGCTCGTAGCTCAGTTGGTGAGAGCTTCCGGCTCATAACCGGGAGGTCGGTGGTTCGAATCCACCCGAGCCCACCATATATCGAGGCGAACGCCTCGATTTTTTTATACCTATTAATATTTTAATATATTTTATTATTTTTGTCAAGTTTTTTTGTTTAAAATGTTAATTTTTTAAATCTCAGAAATACCAATAAAATTGAGTTTTTCACATTAATATAAAAGTAACTTTTTAGATATTTTTTTTTAATCTTATACCTTTTAATTTGATAAAATTAGATTATAATAATTTATATAACGCTTGATATATTAATAAAAAGGAGTGTTTTTATGAGAAAAATATTAATTTTTGTTTTTATTTTTATAATCTATTTTACGTCTTTTGGAGTTAAAATAATAACTAATTTTAATGAAAATATTGATGCTGAATTTGTTTCTGTTTCAAGAATACAAAATGAAGTTATGATTTTTTATAAGATAAATAATAATTTAGCTAGAATGTCAATATCAGATATTAAATCAATTGAATTTTCTGAAGAAGAAAAAGATAAAATGTATATATCTTTAGACAAGGGATATTCTTTTAAGGCTGAATTTGAAAGTATTGAAGGCGAATACTTAATTTTAAGAAACAAAGAAACATTATTTAAAATTAATAAAAGTGATTTAAATATAATTACATTAAAGAAAAGAATAGAATCAGATATTATAAATACAGAGTTTGGCAAATTTCATATGTCTCCAATTGAGATAATATCAGATATATATTGGAAAGTTAAAACAGAATATGGAATTTTATCAATACCATCTGAAAAAATAGTATCTGATTTTATGCCAGGAGTTACAAATGAAGGAAAAAATTTAGTATATTTTTATAATGGCGATTATTTTTTTTATAACAAAGTTTTATTAGAAGATTCTAAGTTTAAATTCGAAATTTTAAATTTTAATATTAAAGTTGATAAAAAAAATATTTTGTTTTTAAAAGATAAAGATTATATCCCAAATAAAAATAGATATACTAAAAAAATAAAAATGAATATAAACAATTTAGAATATTTAGTAGATAATTTTGATATTAATGGAAATAAAATTATCTTTAATAATAATGAAATTATTAATCCTGATATAAAATTTCTATCTAGATCAATTGTAAATATATATATATTAAGCGATTTATTTTTTGGTGGAGTAACTGCAAAAAATAATGTTTTATATTTATCTGGCTATTCTAAAAAGTTATATGTTATAGACATGATAAAAGGAATAAATAAGATATATAAGCTAAATTCATATTCATATGATTTTCCTGTATTATTTAAAGATAAATTGTATGTTTCTGGGTATAGAAGAGGATTAATTGAAGTAGATTTAAATAATCATAATATTTTTGAAAAAGAAATAGACCCTATTTATTCAAATATATCAATTATTAATGATAAATTGAAGGTTATTCATTTATGGTCGAATTACTTATATTTTTTAGATGAAAATAATAATATAATAAAAAGATATGAAATAAAAACTTCTAAATTTAGCCCTATTATAGATTATGATGGGAATATAATTGCATTGGATATTTTTGGTAATTTATATAAATTTGATAAAGAATTAAATTTGATATGTAATATTAATTTAAATGGAAAAATACAAAATTTTGATATTGATAAAAATAATAATATATATATTTCTGGACCAGATAATAAGTTTACAATTTTAGATAAAAATGGAAATATTATATATCAGTATTTATTACCTGATATACCATACTCTTATCCACTAATTAACGAAAAAAATAATGAAGTTTATATTTCTTTATTAGATGGATATTTATACAGTCTTAAAAATGGTAAAATTAATAAATTAATTAATGTAGGATTAGTTCCGGGTTCTGGTATTTTAACTGAAAAATATATCATATTAAATAATTTAAAATATGATATTCTTTTAATAGATAAAGAATCTAAAAAAATTCTAGAAAAATATCATCTTGGATATTCAAATAAATTATCTATAGAAGATGGTTTTTTGTATGCCGCTTCATCTAAAGGAGTTATATCAATAATTGATATTAATGATAAAGAAGTTTTTCAATATAAATTTAATTCTCAGCATATTGGTAATCCCAATATAAAATAGATGTATGAATAATATTGTTATTAATTATAATTTAAATGGCATAATAAAAAATCCCATCCATAGAAATTTCGGATGGGATTTTTATTAGTTATTTTCATATTGTAGCTTGTATAAATCATAATAAATTCCTCTTTTTTGAATTAATTCATTATGAGTTCCTTCTTCGATTACTTTACCTTTGTGAACAACAATAATTCTATTTGCTTTTTTTATTGTAGATAATCTGTGAGCAATAGAAATAATTGTAACTTTACCAATTAAATTTTCCATAGCTTTTTGTATTAAGTATTCAGTTTCTACATCAATATTTGCAGTAGCTTCATCTAGTATAATAACTTTTGATTTAAATATTACAGCTCTAGCTAAAGCGATTAATTGCCTTTCTCCGGCGGATAAAGTACTACCTCGTTCCAAAATTTTTGTATGATATTTATCGGGAAATTTTTCTATCATTTCATGAGCATGTACTTGTTTAGCTGCTTTTATAACTTCTTCTTCAGATATGGATTCATCAAAAATTCTTATATTATCTAAAATACTACCAGTAAATAAGAATACATCTTGAGGGACAACGGCGATTTGGCGTCTTAATAAATGTAGATCATAATCATATATATTTTTATTATCTATTAATATTTCACCATATTTAATTCTATATAATCCATTAATTAATTTTATTATAGTTGTTTTTCCAGAACCAGTTTCTCCCACTATAGCAACATTGTCTTTTTTATTTATTCTAAAAGAAACATTTTTTAATATATAATTATCTTTTTCATATGCAAAAAAAACATTTTTAAATTCAATACTACCATCATGTATCTCATTGTATTTGCCTTTTCCAAAATCTTCTTTTTCTAATTCTTTTAATCTAAATATTTTTTCAGCAGATGCAAAAGCATTTTGAAGTATATCATATTTTTCGGCAATATCAAATAAAGGTCTAAAAAACATATCTATATATGAGGTGAATGCAATTAAAACGCCAAATGAAACGATATTTTGATTAAATAATTTTGCGCCAAACCAAAATAATATAGATAAGGTTATATAATATAATACATTCATAAAAGGTCTAAATAAACCATTTAATATTATTTGTTGCATTCTAGATTTGTATAACTTATGACTTAAATCATAAAATTCATTTCTTTTTCTATCTTCTTGATTAAAAGCTTTTGTTACATTTGCCCCAGCAATATTTTCAGCTAAAAATGAGTTTGTAGCTGAAATTCTTGTTCTAGTTTTTGAATATATTTTTTTATCAATTTTACCAAATATCCAAGTAGATAAAATTATTATTGGAAACATTGATACAACATATAATGACAAATTCATATTCATTTTAAACATTACGATAATGACACCTATTATTATTGCAATATCTTTTGTTAAACTAGTTAAAACGTCAGTGAAAAATTGTGATAAATTTTGTGTATCATTAACAGTTCTTGTAGTTATTTTACCTGTAGGGTTTTTAGTAAAAAAATCTAAAGGTATATTTAATATATGTGAATATAATTCGTCCCTAATATCATAAATTACCTTTTGTCCTAAAAGATTAGAGAATATAACTTGTCCATAATTAAATAAAAATTGAAATAAAAATAATGAAATAATAATTATTGTGTATTTAGAAATATCATCTAATGCTTTGTTTTTTATGCTATTTACAAAATCATTACTAACTAGAATTTTTTCATTATCTTTAATCATATAATATGAATTATCAATTTTTTTTAATGTGTAATCTCCTTTAGGTGAAGATAAAAATTCATTGTTATTAAAGTTAAATTTATACGCGGAATTTATGACATTATCAATAGCATATCTCATAACAGATGGAATTGCTAAATCTACCACAGTTGATGAAAATAAAAAGACAAAAGATAATATCAATATTATATAATACTTTTTAATATATCTCCAGAGCATAGAAAATATAACAATATTAGAAATATTTCGTTGATTATCTTCTTTTAAAATATCTGTATGTGCAGTTCTCATATTATTCCTCCTCTAATTTTTCTTCAATTAATTGTTTCATATACATACTATAATAAGCACCTTCTAATGCAAGTAATTCTTCATGAGAACCATATTCAATTATTTCACCATTATCAAATACAAAAATCTTATCAGCATTTCTTACAGCTTTAAGCCTATGAGAAATAACAATCATTGTTTTATTAATAACGTTATTTCTTAAGTTTTTAATAATTTCTTCTTCTGTTTCAGTATCTACAGCTGATAAACAATCATCAAGAATAATAAAAGGAGCATTTTTAGCCAAAGCTCTAGCAATTGAAACTCTTTGTTTTTGCCCTCCTGAAAGAGTCACACCTCTTTCACCAACCAAAGTTTTATATTTTTCAGGTAAATCTTGAATATCTTCATGCACATTAGCTATTTTAGCATAAAAAGGAGCATTTTTAGCTTCCTCAGGATGAGCAAAACTAATATTATCTTCTATGGGCATTGAAAATAAAAAAGATTCTTGAGGTACATATGAAATATTATCGCGTATTACCTTTGAATGTATATCATTAATATCCAAATCATCAATAAAAATAGTATCCTTTTCAACTGGATAGAATTTAAGAAGTAACTTTGGTAATGTTGACTTACCAGATCCAATTTTTCCGACAAAAGCAATCATTTCACCAGCTTTTATTTCCATATTAATATTTTTTAACGCATATTTTTCAGTATTAGGATATTTAAAATTAAGATTTTTAATTTTTATATTCCCATTAAATTTAAAATTTTTATTGATGCTTGATGGTTCAATGACATTAGATCTTGAATTTAATATTTCCATTAATCTATTATATGAAGCTTTTCCCCTTTCAATAATGTTTGTGACCCATCCAACAGCCATCATTGGCCATACTAACATACCAATATACGAATAAAACATGACTAATTGTCCAAAAGTAATTTCTTCATTAATTACCATTTTACCGCCAAAATAAATTGCTAAAACACTTGATAATGAAGCAAAAAATTGTATTAAAGGGAACATTAAACCCCATGTTTTTATTAATTTCATTTGGGCATCATAATACTTTTTTGATCTATCATTAAATCTTCTTTTCATGGTATTTTCTAAAGAAAAAACTTTTACTACATGTATCCCTGCGTAGCTTTCTTCAGTATGATCAGATAAGTCCGAAATAGTTTTTTGTAAATTCTTGAATAAATTTCTTATCAATCTTCCAAAAAAAAGCGTTATTAAACCTATTATAGGCAAAGGTATTAAAGAGTATAATGTTAATTTTGGGTTTACAAAATTTATCATAGCAATAATTGTTATAGTAGACATAAATATAGTATCTACAATCATGACAATTGCAGGCCCAATAGCCATTCTAACAGCATTTAAATCTTCAGTAAATCTAGTCATTAAGTCTCCTGTTCTCCATTTATCAAAAAAATCATATGATTGATCTAGTATATGAGAAAAAATATCATTTGCAGTTTTAAATTCAAATAATCTTGATGTTCCAAATATAAAAAATCTCCAAATAAACCTTCCTAGCATAATAGAAAATGCTAAAAATAATATAGAAAAAATATATGATTTAATAACATTAAAATCTTCAAAAACTTTTAAATAATCAATTATAGATCCAATTTTTTTTGGTATAAATATTTGCAAATAATCAATTATCAAAAGAAATAATACACCAATTAAATATCTCCACCAATTTTTTTTAATAAATTGTTTTATGATAATAACACCCCCATTTTTGTTTGTCTTACTAACAATTCTAACATTTTTAAGGAAAAAAATCAATATATAAAGAAATATAAAATGAAACAATTATAAGGAGGAGTAATAATGCTAGAAGTATTAGATAAAAAAATATTAGTATTTTGGTTTGAAAATTTTGCAAGTAATATTACTGCAATAGAACTTAATGAAGAAGTTGTTCTGATAGATTCTTCGCTTTATCCTGAAAAATTAAAAAAAATTATAGAATTGGTTCAGATAAGAACAAAGAAACCAGTTAAAAAAATATTTTTAACACATCACCACCCAGATCATTCTTTTGGAGCTATTTTTCATGGTGGATTAGAAATTATATTATCTGAAAAAACATTGATAAAATTATTTGAATATGAAAAAAATGTCTTAAATAAAATATCTAAAGAATCAGAATACGATTTTTCTGAATTACAAGGAAAATTATCCAAATGCAAGTTTAATGTTTTTAGAAATGATAATATGAATACATCATCAAAAACAATTATTAGTGGAATAAATTTAGGAGGACACACTGAAGACTCAACAATTTATAAGATTTATCCAGAAAACATTTTAATATCTGGTGATTTAATTGTTTCGGGAGTTCATTCGGAAATAAATGAGGCAAATATAGATAATTGGATAAAAATATTGTCTGAATTAGAAAATCAAAATATAAAAAAAATAATTCCAGGTCATGGAAAGCCTGGTGGAATAGAATTGATAAAGAATCAATTAGAATATTTAAAAATATTTAAAGAAAACGGAAATGAAGAAATAATTAAAATTTATAAGAATTATAAATATCCAGAATTATTATTGAATTTCTAGTAAATGCTTTTTAATAAAATCTGTGTTATAAGGGGTTATGCTTATGTTAGCTATAACCCTTTTTTTGTTATTAGAATTTACAAATTTAATTTTTTCTAAATAATAAATATCTTCAAATTTTTTAAAATATATATACATTTGTGTATAATCTATTCCTAAGAAACGTAAAGCATTTTTAGATTTTGGGTAAAAATAATAAATTATATTATTATTTTCTTCAAATGTTTTTATAAAAAATTTATCTTGTGAATAGGTTATAGATAAAATACTTATAAAATCTTTGAATATTTTCAAATTGTTATTTATATTATCATATGCATCAATATCTTCTTTTAAATCAGTATAAAATTTATTATTATGTAAATCATAATAATAATCTATTTCTGATAAAATAGACGGTTTATGTATTTTAAAATAAAAATATTTCATATTATCTATATATAAATCAAAAGAAATAGAGGTAGGAGTAGAATCTACCTCAAAAAGCATTTCTGATTTTATTAAAATTTGTGGTAATTTTGAATAATTAGAAAATAAGTTTACTATATTTTCGTTTGGATATGAGACAATAAATAATAATAAAAATAAAATTGTAAAAATTTTTGTTGTATATATTTTTTTCATTTTAATGCTCTTAACCTCTCTTCTAATGAAACTATTTCAGTTATTCTAACACCAAAGTTTTCATCGATAACTACAACTTCTCCTCTGGCAATTAATCTTCCATTTACATAAATGTCTACAGGTTCACCAGCTAATTTATCTAATTGAATCATTGAGCCTTGATGGAAATTTAGTATATCTCTTAATGAATATTTTCTTCTTCCAAGTTCAACAGATACATTTAAAGGAATATCAAAAAGTAGTTGTAATTTATCTAAATCAATATTTTCTGTAGGTTCAACCATTTGTCCACTAATAGCACCAAATGTTTTGGGTTGAATATTAACTTGTTGTTCTTTTGGGATATATCCCATAGGTTGTTGCATAGGCTGTTGATACATAGGCTGTTGCATAGGCTGTTGATACATAGGTTGTTGCATAGGTTGTTGATACATAGGTTGTTGCATAGGTTGTTGATACATAGGTTGATACATAGGCTGTTGCATAGGCTGTTGCATAGGCTGTTGCATAGGCTGTTGCATAGGCTGTTGCGTAGGTTGTTGCATAGGCTGTTGCATAGGCTGTTGCATAGGCTGTTGCGTAGGTTGTTCTGAGTTATTATTTTCCACATTTACATTTTGAGCAGCTAAAACTTTATCTTTAATACTATTAGCTATATCAATTGGGACAAATTGCCACATTTCCCCATCTTTTAAACCTTGAATTTTTAATTTAAATTTTATACCAATTATAGTTTCTGGAGCATCCTCTAAATCTGGAGGAAATGAAACATTTGGGTCGTTAAAGTCTAAAACTTCTACTTGTGGAGGTGTTATATCAACTTTAGTATTTAAAAATTCTGATAATGATGTAGCTGCAGCACCCATCATTTGATTTATGGCTTCTGCCATAGCGCTTATAGATATCTCATCAAATGTTTCAGGTACATTCTCTCCGGTTCCACCCATCATAAGGTCGGCTATTATAGAAGATATATATACTGGAAATAAAAAGAAATTTGTTCCGTGTAATCCATCTTTGTAATTTATGGATATTATCAAATACTTTCCATCAAATTGATTTTTTATCTCAGATTTTAATAAAGTTAAAGATTCAGGGCTTGATATATCAACCTTTCTTTTTAATAAAGTAGATAAAGTAGTAGCTCCAGCTCCCATAGCTATATTTCCAACTTCACCCACTAAGTCCAATATTATTGGATCAATATTTAGATTATTTTGTTCAGCATTTGATGAAGGATTATCATCGTTTTGAGTTAAACCTTGTAGCAAAGCGTCTAGTTCTTCTTGAGATAAGAATTCATCTGACATTATTACACCTCCACTATTCAAGGCTAGATAAGTATTTTTCTACAATAACTTTTTCTAGCAATTCGGGATCTTCTTTTTCAATTTTTACAGCAAAATGCCCTTTATATGTTCCAGGGGTACCTTTAAAAACAGGGGTATCTTGTATATTTATATTTATCGGTTCATCATTAAATGAATTCAATCTAATAACATCACCTATATCTATATTTAAAAAATCTCCAAGTTGTATTGTAGTTTCGCCTAGAACAGCTTTAACTTCTGCTTTAGTCATTAAAACAGAATTTTTAAGTTTTTCTAATTGTTTAGGGGTTGTTTTCCTATCTGGAGACCAAAGTCTGGTTGTTAACTTTTCATTTATAGGTTCCAGTAATGATGAAGGCCAACAAACATTGATAAAACCTTGAATATCTTTAAAGTTTATTGATAATGTAATTAATACAGTCATTTCATTTGGTGCCGCTATTTGAACAAATTGCGGATTAAATTCAGTTTTTTCTAATATTGTATCAAATGGTACAATAGTTGCCCATGCTTTACTTAATGCTTTGATTAAAGATAAACCTTCTTTTCTTAAAATGGAAAGTTCTAATTCTG from Marinitoga sp. 38H-ov carries:
- a CDS encoding ABC transporter substrate-binding protein, whose product is MKKVLLVSLLLLVIAFSFGEKIKVEFWHAMGGGHGKTLDELVAAFNRENPYVEIVPVYVGNYGALSRKLLSTVVAYNEGSRENLPVLAQAYSNWTSKYLQSEGIVEPLNKFIFGDNEFKNIWENKIYDVFKDMCTWGDTVYSIPFNKSVYTTYYNVDLFDLYGVEAPKTLDELYEVASLLTEDLDGDGTIDQYGLGYRTTVDDFQTFLYAMNGKVLDYAGNGKWKITLDKEITLKALEFMYKLKSDEVAMVQGGYLNDPFGNGQIAMYMGTIAGKPYVEKSIKGKYEWSWAPLPSVDGVPHSPIAGTDLIMFAWASKEQKQAAWMFMNFLLDKVNQAYWSVNTGYVPVRKDIVDTAQWKSYIANDEKPSIALNSLSTAVPDPKPAAWYDIRNALSTIVNDFLYDKITAEDAYNRMIEEIKNLLIENEEFSE
- the coaE gene encoding dephospho-CoA kinase (Dephospho-CoA kinase (CoaE) performs the final step in coenzyme A biosynthesis.); the encoded protein is MKVIGITGYAGSGKSTIAKILKNLGYYIIDLDEVGHLLLKDKKIIERLVDLFGKNILKNNQINRNSLAQIVFSSNEKLELLNSLLHPKIKQYVINEINNSQEDIIFIDGALIEKIGLDEICDYIILIDSPEDLRLKRLINYRGLSYEKAKNILNSQKDLSFTYDFKIINDGSLERIKKDLVRIINDF
- a CDS encoding glucose-6-phosphate isomerase, which translates into the protein MKGIKFDFTNMFFPNIEKGIKFDEVNEYKEKIASIINDILKEKPGFIDLLDDTKFVEKILDLQEWIQSFDSFVVLGIGGSALGNIALQNTLNPLNYNNMNNRKTPKIFIVDNVDPDFVASILDQINPHTTLFNVISKSGTTAEAMSNYLIARGIIDSYGLDPKKHIIFTTDPEKGILREIAKNEGIETLDIPPNVGGRFSVLTPVGLLSALAGGIDIIDLLNGAKAMLEKVSNNNIFENPAALNALLHYLYYNNGYNISVMMPYSNKLFLLADWYRQLWAESLGKKYNINGEIVNVGQTPVKALGATDQHSQVQLYNEGPDDKIITFLKLEKFERDIKIPKLHENYSALSYLGGRTLSELLNTELFGTEYALTEHGKPNMKVIFPEINAFNVGQFFLAYEFQTAVMGKLLEIDAYDQPGVELGKKVTYALMGREGYENFAKEVKEKTEKKEKFII
- a CDS encoding adenine phosphoribosyltransferase; its protein translation is MNFEDYIRDIPDFPKPGIIFKDITPLLANPEAFKELIDTMAERVKDLDFDAILVPEARGFLFGSALAYKLGKKLVPVRKPGKLPYDVIEVSYSLEYGEAKIQMHKDALNKGEKVLIVDDVLATGGTIKAIETLVKKLDAEVSGILCLIELSFLNPRDNFNNVKIESILTY
- a CDS encoding PQQ-like beta-propeller repeat protein; protein product: MRKILIFVFIFIIYFTSFGVKIITNFNENIDAEFVSVSRIQNEVMIFYKINNNLARMSISDIKSIEFSEEEKDKMYISLDKGYSFKAEFESIEGEYLILRNKETLFKINKSDLNIITLKKRIESDIINTEFGKFHMSPIEIISDIYWKVKTEYGILSIPSEKIVSDFMPGVTNEGKNLVYFYNGDYFFYNKVLLEDSKFKFEILNFNIKVDKKNILFLKDKDYIPNKNRYTKKIKMNINNLEYLVDNFDINGNKIIFNNNEIINPDIKFLSRSIVNIYILSDLFFGGVTAKNNVLYLSGYSKKLYVIDMIKGINKIYKLNSYSYDFPVLFKDKLYVSGYRRGLIEVDLNNHNIFEKEIDPIYSNISIINDKLKVIHLWSNYLYFLDENNNIIKRYEIKTSKFSPIIDYDGNIIALDIFGNLYKFDKELNLICNINLNGKIQNFDIDKNNNIYISGPDNKFTILDKNGNIIYQYLLPDIPYSYPLINEKNNEVYISLLDGYLYSLKNGKINKLINVGLVPGSGILTEKYIILNNLKYDILLIDKESKKILEKYHLGYSNKLSIEDGFLYAASSKGVISIIDINDKEVFQYKFNSQHIGNPNIK
- a CDS encoding ABC transporter ATP-binding protein, which encodes MRTAHTDILKEDNQRNISNIVIFSMLWRYIKKYYIILILSFVFLFSSTVVDLAIPSVMRYAIDNVINSAYKFNFNNNEFLSSPKGDYTLKKIDNSYYMIKDNEKILVSNDFVNSIKNKALDDISKYTIIIISLFLFQFLFNYGQVIFSNLLGQKVIYDIRDELYSHILNIPLDFFTKNPTGKITTRTVNDTQNLSQFFTDVLTSLTKDIAIIIGVIIVMFKMNMNLSLYVVSMFPIIILSTWIFGKIDKKIYSKTRTRISATNSFLAENIAGANVTKAFNQEDRKRNEFYDLSHKLYKSRMQQIILNGLFRPFMNVLYYITLSILFWFGAKLFNQNIVSFGVLIAFTSYIDMFFRPLFDIAEKYDILQNAFASAEKIFRLKELEKEDFGKGKYNEIHDGSIEFKNVFFAYEKDNYILKNVSFRINKKDNVAIVGETGSGKTTIIKLINGLYRIKYGEILIDNKNIYDYDLHLLRRQIAVVPQDVFLFTGSILDNIRIFDESISEEEVIKAAKQVHAHEMIEKFPDKYHTKILERGSTLSAGERQLIALARAVIFKSKVIILDEATANIDVETEYLIQKAMENLIGKVTIISIAHRLSTIKKANRIIVVHKGKVIEEGTHNELIQKRGIYYDLYKLQYENN